One Choloepus didactylus isolate mChoDid1 chromosome 8, mChoDid1.pri, whole genome shotgun sequence DNA window includes the following coding sequences:
- the C8H12orf57 gene encoding protein C10, translating into MATASAQPAPLSAEQAKVVLAEVIQAFSAPENAVRMDEARDNACNDMGKMLQFVLPVATQIQQEVIKAYGFSCDGEGVLKFARLVKSYEAQDPEIASLSGKLKALFLPPMTLPPHGPASGGSIAAS; encoded by the exons ATGGCGACCGCCTCGGCCCAACCAGCGCCCCTGAGCGCCGAACAGGCTAAGG TGGTTCTGGCCGAGGTGATCCAGGCGTTCTCGGCCCCAGAGAACGCTGTGCGAATGGACGAGGCTCGAGACAACGCGTGCAACGACATGGGAAAGATGCTGCAGTTCGTGCTGCCCGTAGCCACGCAGATCCAGCAAGAGGTCATCAAAGCCTACGGTTTCAGCTGTGACGGGGAAG GTGTCCTTAAGTTTGCGCGCTTGGTCAAGTCCTATGAAGCCCAGGATCCTGAGATTGCCAGCCTGTCGGGCAAACTGAAGGCTCTGTTCCTGCCGCCCATGACACTGCCACCCCACGGGCCTGCTTCTGGTGGCAGCATTGCCGCCTCCTGA
- the ATN1 gene encoding atrophin-1 isoform X2, whose translation MKTRQNKDSMSMRSGRKKEAPGPREELRSRGRASPGGVSTSSSDGKAEKSRQTAKKARVEEASTPKVSKQGRSEEISESESEETSAPKKTKTEELPRPQSPSDLDSLDGRSLNDDGSSDPRDIDQDNRSTSPSIYSPGSVENDSDSSSGLSQGPAHPYHPPPLFPPSPPPSDSTPRQPESGFEPHPSVTPAGYHAPMEPPSSRMFQAPPGAPPPHPQLYPGGAGGGVLSGPPVGPKGGGAASSVGASSGGKQHPPPTTPISISSSGAGGAPPTKPPATPVGGGNLPSAPPPATFPHVTPNLPPPPALRPLNNASASPPGLGAQPLPGHLPSPHAIGQGMGGLPPGPEKGPTLAPSPHPLPPASSSSAPAPPMRYPYSSSNSSAAASSSSSSSSASQYPASQALPSYPHSFPPPTSLSVSNQPPKYTQPSLPSQAVWSQGPPPPPPYGRLLANSNAHPGPFPPPTGGQSAAHPPVPAHHHHHQQQQQQQQQQQQQQQHHGGSGPPPGAYPHPLEGSNSHHSHPYAMSPSLGSLRPYPSGPAHLPPPHSQVSYSQAGPNGPSASSSSSNSSSSSQGPYPCSHPSPSQGPQGGAYPFPPVPPVTTSSATLSTVIATVASSPAGYKTASPPGPPPYGKRAPSPGAYKTATPPAYKPGSPPSFRTGTPPGYRGASPPAGPGAFKPGSPTVGPGPLPPAGTSGLQSLPPPPPAAPTSGPPLSATQIKQEPAEEYEAPESPVPPARSPSPPPKVVDVPSHASQSARFNKHLDRGFNSCARSDLYFVPLEGSKLAKKRADLVEKVRREAEQRAREEKEREREREREKEREREKERELERSVKLAQEGRAPVECPSLGPVPHRPPFEPGSAVATVPPYLGPDTPALRTLSEYARPHVMSPGNRNHPFYVPLGAVDPGLLGYNVPALYSSDPAAREREREARERDLRDRLKPGFEVKPSELEPLHGVPGPGLDPFPRHGGLALQPGPPGLHPFPFHPSLGPLERERLALAAGPALRPDMSYAERLAAERQHAERVAALGNDPLARLQMLNVTPHHHQHSHIHSHLHLHQQDAIHAASASVHPLIDPLASGSHLTRIPYPAGTLPNPLLPHPLHENEVLRHQLFAAPYRDLPASLSAPMSAAHQLQAMHAQSAELQRLALEQQQWLHAHHPLHSVPLPAQEDYYSHLKKESDKPL comes from the exons AAAGCTCGAGTAGAGGAAGCCTCTACCCCAAAGGTCAGCAAGCAGGGCCGGAGTGAGGAGATCTCAGAGAGTGAAAGTGAGGAGACCAGTGCACCCAAAAAGACCAAAACTGAG GAGCTCCCTCGGCCACAGTCCCCCTCGGATCTGGATAGCTTGGATGGGCGGAGCCTCAATGACGATGGCAGCAGTGACCCTAGGGATATCGACCAGGACAACCGCAGCACGTCCCCCAGCATCTACAGCCCCGGAAGTGTGGAGAATGACTCCGACTCATCTTCTGGCCTGTCCCAGGGCCCAGCCCACCCCTACCACCCACCTCcgctcttccctccctcccctccaccgTCAGACAGTACTCCCCGGCAGCCAGAATCTGGCTTTGAGCCTCATCCTTCTGTGACCCCTGCTGGATATCATGCTCCCATGGAGCCCCCTTCCTCGCGAATGTTTCAGGCTCCTCCTGGGGCCCCTCCTCCTCACCCACAGCTCTACCCTGGGGGGGCTGGTGGCGGAGTTTTGTCTGGACCCCCAGTGggtcccaagggaggaggggctgcctctTCAGTGGGTGCCTCCAGTGGGGGTAAGCAGCACCCCCCACCAACCACCCCCATTTCAATATCAAGCTCTGGGGCTGGTGGTGCTCCCCCAACAAAGCCACCTGCCACTCCAGTGGGTGGTGGGAACCTACCCTCTGCTCCACCACCAGCCACCTTCCCCCATGTGACACCAAACCTGCCTCCCCCACCTGCCCTGAGACCCCTCAACAATGCATCAGCCTCTCCTCCTGGCCTGGGGGCCCAGCCGTTACCTGGGCATCTACCCTCTCCCCACGCCATAGGGCAGGGTATGGGTGGActtccccctggccctgagaagGGCCCAACTCTGGCCCCCTCGCCCCACCCTCTGCCACCTGCTTCCTCCTCTTCTGCCCCAGCTCCCCCAATGAGGTATCCTTATTCATCTTCCAATAGTTCTGCAGCAGCTTCCTCTTCTAGTTCTTCTTCCTCTGCTTCGCAGTACCCAGCTTCCCAGGCATTGCCCAGTTatccccactcctttcctccccCAACAAGCCTCTCTGTCTCCAATCAGCCACCGAAGTATACTCAGCCTTCTCTCCCGTCCCAGGCTGTGTGGAGCCAggggccccctccccctcctccctatGGCCGCCTCTTAGCCAACAGCAATGCCCATCCTGGcccattccctcctcccactGGAGGCCAATCTGCTGCCCACCCACCGGTTCCTGcgcaccaccatcaccaccagcaacagcagcagcagcaacaacagcaacaacagcagcaacaacatcATGGAGGCTCTGGGCCTCCTCCAGGGGCATATCCCCACCCCCTGGAGGGCAGTAACTCCCACCACTCACACCCTTATGCCATGTCGccctccctgggttctctgaggcCCTACCCATCAGGGCCCGCACACCTGCCCCCACCACACAGCCAGGTGTCTTACAGCCAAGCCGGCCCCAATGGCCcctcagcttcttcctcctcttccaactcctcttcctcctctcaaGGGCCCTATCCATGTTCACACCCCTCCCCTTCCCAGGGCCCCCAAGGCGGGGCCTACCCCTTTCCACCGGTGCCTCCGGTCACCACCTCCTCGGCTACCCTTTCTACGGTCATTGCCACGGTGGCCTCCTCGCCCGCAGGCTACAAAACGGCCTCCCCACCCGGGCCCCCACCGTATGGAAAGAGAGCCCCATCCCCGGGTGCCTACAAGACAGCCACCCCACCCGCATACAAGCCGGGGTCACCGCCCTCCTTCAGAACAGGGACCCCACCGGGTTACCGAGGCGCCTCGCCGCCTGCCGGCCCAGGGGCCTTCAAGCCGGGCTCGCCCACCGTGGGGCCCGGGCCGCTGCCGCCCGCGGGGACTTCAGGCCTGCAGTCCCTGCCGCCACCACCGCCTGCGGCCCCTACCTCAGGACCTCCCCTGAGCGCTACGCAGATCAAACAGGAGCCGGCCGAGGAGTACGAGGCCCCTGAGAGCCCGGTGCCCCCGGCCCGCAGCCCCTCGCCCCCTCCCAAGGTGGTGGACGTGCCCAGCCATGCCAGTCAGTCTGCTAG GTTCAACAAACACCTGGACCGCGGCTTCAACTCGTGCGCCCGCAGCGACCTGTACTTTGTGCCGCTAGAGGGCTCCAAGTTGGCCAAGAAACGGGCAGACCTGGTGGAGAAGGTGCGGCGCGAGGCTGAGCAGCGCGCGCGCGAAGAAAAGGAGCGCGAGCGCGAGCGGGAACGCGAGAAAGAGCGCGAGCGCGAGAAGGAGCGCGAGCTCGAACGGAGCGTG AAGTTGGCTCAGGAGGGCCGTGCTCCGGTGGAGTGCCCATCTCTGGGCCCAGTACCCCATCGTCCTCCATTTGAGCCAGGCAGTGCTGTGGCTACAGTGCCCCCCTACCTGGGTCCCGACACTCCAGCCCTGCGCACCCTCAGTGAATACGCCCGGCCCCATGTCATGTCTCCTGGCAATCGCAACCACCCATTTTACGTGCCCCTGGGGGCAGTGGACCCGGGGCTCTTGGGTTACAACGTCCCGGCCCTGTACAGCAGTGACCCAGCTGCCCGGGAAAGGGAGCGGGAAGCCCGTGAGCGAGACCTGCGTGACCGCCTCAAACCTGGATTTGAGGTGAAGCCCAGCGAGCTGGAGCCCTTGCACGGGGTCCCTGGGCCCGGCCTGGATCCTTTCCCCCGACATGGGGGCCTGGCTCTGCAGCCTGGCCCACCTGGCCTGCACCCTTTCCCCTTTCATCCGAGCCTGGGGCCCCTGGAGCGAGAACGTCTAGCGCTGGCAGCTGGGCCAGCCCTGCGGCCGGACATGTCCTATGCTGAGCGACTGGCAGCTGAGAGGCAGCACGCAGAAAGGGTGGCAGCCCTGGGCAATGACCCACTGGCCCGGCTGCAGATGCTCAACGTGACTCCCCATCACCACCAGCACTCCCACATCCATTCTCACCTGCACCTGCACCAACAGGATGCCATCCATGCAG CCTCTGCCTCGGTGCACCCTCTCATTGACCCCCTGGCCTCAGGGTCTCACCTTACCCGGATCCCCTATCCAGCTGGGACCCTCCCCAACCCCCTTCTTCCTCACCCTCTGCACGAGAATGAAGTTCTTCGTCACCAGCTCTTTG CTGCCCCCTACCGGGACCTGCCAGCCTCCCTCTCTGCCCCGATGTCAGCAGCACACCAGCTTCAGGCCATGCACGCGCAGTCTGCAGAGCTGCAGCGCCTGGCGCTGGAGCAGCAGCAGTGGCTGCATGCCCATCACCCACTGCACAGTGTGCCACTACCCGCCCAGGAGGACTACTACAG TCACCTGAAGAAGGAAAGCGACAAGCCACTGTAG
- the ATN1 gene encoding atrophin-1 isoform X1, translating to MKTRQNKDSMSMRSGRKKEAPGPREELRSRGRASPGGVSTSSSDGKAEKSRQTAKKARVEEASTPKVSKQGRSEEISESESEETSAPKKTKTEQELPRPQSPSDLDSLDGRSLNDDGSSDPRDIDQDNRSTSPSIYSPGSVENDSDSSSGLSQGPAHPYHPPPLFPPSPPPSDSTPRQPESGFEPHPSVTPAGYHAPMEPPSSRMFQAPPGAPPPHPQLYPGGAGGGVLSGPPVGPKGGGAASSVGASSGGKQHPPPTTPISISSSGAGGAPPTKPPATPVGGGNLPSAPPPATFPHVTPNLPPPPALRPLNNASASPPGLGAQPLPGHLPSPHAIGQGMGGLPPGPEKGPTLAPSPHPLPPASSSSAPAPPMRYPYSSSNSSAAASSSSSSSSASQYPASQALPSYPHSFPPPTSLSVSNQPPKYTQPSLPSQAVWSQGPPPPPPYGRLLANSNAHPGPFPPPTGGQSAAHPPVPAHHHHHQQQQQQQQQQQQQQQHHGGSGPPPGAYPHPLEGSNSHHSHPYAMSPSLGSLRPYPSGPAHLPPPHSQVSYSQAGPNGPSASSSSSNSSSSSQGPYPCSHPSPSQGPQGGAYPFPPVPPVTTSSATLSTVIATVASSPAGYKTASPPGPPPYGKRAPSPGAYKTATPPAYKPGSPPSFRTGTPPGYRGASPPAGPGAFKPGSPTVGPGPLPPAGTSGLQSLPPPPPAAPTSGPPLSATQIKQEPAEEYEAPESPVPPARSPSPPPKVVDVPSHASQSARFNKHLDRGFNSCARSDLYFVPLEGSKLAKKRADLVEKVRREAEQRAREEKEREREREREKEREREKERELERSVKLAQEGRAPVECPSLGPVPHRPPFEPGSAVATVPPYLGPDTPALRTLSEYARPHVMSPGNRNHPFYVPLGAVDPGLLGYNVPALYSSDPAAREREREARERDLRDRLKPGFEVKPSELEPLHGVPGPGLDPFPRHGGLALQPGPPGLHPFPFHPSLGPLERERLALAAGPALRPDMSYAERLAAERQHAERVAALGNDPLARLQMLNVTPHHHQHSHIHSHLHLHQQDAIHAASASVHPLIDPLASGSHLTRIPYPAGTLPNPLLPHPLHENEVLRHQLFAAPYRDLPASLSAPMSAAHQLQAMHAQSAELQRLALEQQQWLHAHHPLHSVPLPAQEDYYSHLKKESDKPL from the exons AAAGCTCGAGTAGAGGAAGCCTCTACCCCAAAGGTCAGCAAGCAGGGCCGGAGTGAGGAGATCTCAGAGAGTGAAAGTGAGGAGACCAGTGCACCCAAAAAGACCAAAACTGAG CAGGAGCTCCCTCGGCCACAGTCCCCCTCGGATCTGGATAGCTTGGATGGGCGGAGCCTCAATGACGATGGCAGCAGTGACCCTAGGGATATCGACCAGGACAACCGCAGCACGTCCCCCAGCATCTACAGCCCCGGAAGTGTGGAGAATGACTCCGACTCATCTTCTGGCCTGTCCCAGGGCCCAGCCCACCCCTACCACCCACCTCcgctcttccctccctcccctccaccgTCAGACAGTACTCCCCGGCAGCCAGAATCTGGCTTTGAGCCTCATCCTTCTGTGACCCCTGCTGGATATCATGCTCCCATGGAGCCCCCTTCCTCGCGAATGTTTCAGGCTCCTCCTGGGGCCCCTCCTCCTCACCCACAGCTCTACCCTGGGGGGGCTGGTGGCGGAGTTTTGTCTGGACCCCCAGTGggtcccaagggaggaggggctgcctctTCAGTGGGTGCCTCCAGTGGGGGTAAGCAGCACCCCCCACCAACCACCCCCATTTCAATATCAAGCTCTGGGGCTGGTGGTGCTCCCCCAACAAAGCCACCTGCCACTCCAGTGGGTGGTGGGAACCTACCCTCTGCTCCACCACCAGCCACCTTCCCCCATGTGACACCAAACCTGCCTCCCCCACCTGCCCTGAGACCCCTCAACAATGCATCAGCCTCTCCTCCTGGCCTGGGGGCCCAGCCGTTACCTGGGCATCTACCCTCTCCCCACGCCATAGGGCAGGGTATGGGTGGActtccccctggccctgagaagGGCCCAACTCTGGCCCCCTCGCCCCACCCTCTGCCACCTGCTTCCTCCTCTTCTGCCCCAGCTCCCCCAATGAGGTATCCTTATTCATCTTCCAATAGTTCTGCAGCAGCTTCCTCTTCTAGTTCTTCTTCCTCTGCTTCGCAGTACCCAGCTTCCCAGGCATTGCCCAGTTatccccactcctttcctccccCAACAAGCCTCTCTGTCTCCAATCAGCCACCGAAGTATACTCAGCCTTCTCTCCCGTCCCAGGCTGTGTGGAGCCAggggccccctccccctcctccctatGGCCGCCTCTTAGCCAACAGCAATGCCCATCCTGGcccattccctcctcccactGGAGGCCAATCTGCTGCCCACCCACCGGTTCCTGcgcaccaccatcaccaccagcaacagcagcagcagcaacaacagcaacaacagcagcaacaacatcATGGAGGCTCTGGGCCTCCTCCAGGGGCATATCCCCACCCCCTGGAGGGCAGTAACTCCCACCACTCACACCCTTATGCCATGTCGccctccctgggttctctgaggcCCTACCCATCAGGGCCCGCACACCTGCCCCCACCACACAGCCAGGTGTCTTACAGCCAAGCCGGCCCCAATGGCCcctcagcttcttcctcctcttccaactcctcttcctcctctcaaGGGCCCTATCCATGTTCACACCCCTCCCCTTCCCAGGGCCCCCAAGGCGGGGCCTACCCCTTTCCACCGGTGCCTCCGGTCACCACCTCCTCGGCTACCCTTTCTACGGTCATTGCCACGGTGGCCTCCTCGCCCGCAGGCTACAAAACGGCCTCCCCACCCGGGCCCCCACCGTATGGAAAGAGAGCCCCATCCCCGGGTGCCTACAAGACAGCCACCCCACCCGCATACAAGCCGGGGTCACCGCCCTCCTTCAGAACAGGGACCCCACCGGGTTACCGAGGCGCCTCGCCGCCTGCCGGCCCAGGGGCCTTCAAGCCGGGCTCGCCCACCGTGGGGCCCGGGCCGCTGCCGCCCGCGGGGACTTCAGGCCTGCAGTCCCTGCCGCCACCACCGCCTGCGGCCCCTACCTCAGGACCTCCCCTGAGCGCTACGCAGATCAAACAGGAGCCGGCCGAGGAGTACGAGGCCCCTGAGAGCCCGGTGCCCCCGGCCCGCAGCCCCTCGCCCCCTCCCAAGGTGGTGGACGTGCCCAGCCATGCCAGTCAGTCTGCTAG GTTCAACAAACACCTGGACCGCGGCTTCAACTCGTGCGCCCGCAGCGACCTGTACTTTGTGCCGCTAGAGGGCTCCAAGTTGGCCAAGAAACGGGCAGACCTGGTGGAGAAGGTGCGGCGCGAGGCTGAGCAGCGCGCGCGCGAAGAAAAGGAGCGCGAGCGCGAGCGGGAACGCGAGAAAGAGCGCGAGCGCGAGAAGGAGCGCGAGCTCGAACGGAGCGTG AAGTTGGCTCAGGAGGGCCGTGCTCCGGTGGAGTGCCCATCTCTGGGCCCAGTACCCCATCGTCCTCCATTTGAGCCAGGCAGTGCTGTGGCTACAGTGCCCCCCTACCTGGGTCCCGACACTCCAGCCCTGCGCACCCTCAGTGAATACGCCCGGCCCCATGTCATGTCTCCTGGCAATCGCAACCACCCATTTTACGTGCCCCTGGGGGCAGTGGACCCGGGGCTCTTGGGTTACAACGTCCCGGCCCTGTACAGCAGTGACCCAGCTGCCCGGGAAAGGGAGCGGGAAGCCCGTGAGCGAGACCTGCGTGACCGCCTCAAACCTGGATTTGAGGTGAAGCCCAGCGAGCTGGAGCCCTTGCACGGGGTCCCTGGGCCCGGCCTGGATCCTTTCCCCCGACATGGGGGCCTGGCTCTGCAGCCTGGCCCACCTGGCCTGCACCCTTTCCCCTTTCATCCGAGCCTGGGGCCCCTGGAGCGAGAACGTCTAGCGCTGGCAGCTGGGCCAGCCCTGCGGCCGGACATGTCCTATGCTGAGCGACTGGCAGCTGAGAGGCAGCACGCAGAAAGGGTGGCAGCCCTGGGCAATGACCCACTGGCCCGGCTGCAGATGCTCAACGTGACTCCCCATCACCACCAGCACTCCCACATCCATTCTCACCTGCACCTGCACCAACAGGATGCCATCCATGCAG CCTCTGCCTCGGTGCACCCTCTCATTGACCCCCTGGCCTCAGGGTCTCACCTTACCCGGATCCCCTATCCAGCTGGGACCCTCCCCAACCCCCTTCTTCCTCACCCTCTGCACGAGAATGAAGTTCTTCGTCACCAGCTCTTTG CTGCCCCCTACCGGGACCTGCCAGCCTCCCTCTCTGCCCCGATGTCAGCAGCACACCAGCTTCAGGCCATGCACGCGCAGTCTGCAGAGCTGCAGCGCCTGGCGCTGGAGCAGCAGCAGTGGCTGCATGCCCATCACCCACTGCACAGTGTGCCACTACCCGCCCAGGAGGACTACTACAG TCACCTGAAGAAGGAAAGCGACAAGCCACTGTAG